A window of Nicotiana tabacum cultivar K326 chromosome 24, ASM71507v2, whole genome shotgun sequence contains these coding sequences:
- the LOC142178091 gene encoding putative mitochondrial protein AtMg00820: MQEELHQFERNKVWHLVPRPVDRTVIGTRWVFRNKLDEFGNTTRNRARLVVQGYNQEEGIDYDETFAPVARMEAIRILIAFASYMEFILFQMDVKSAFLNGFLKEEVFVKQLPELDNHEHPEHVFKLDKALYGLK, from the coding sequence ATGCAAGAAGAGCTCCATCAATTTGAGAGAAACAAGGTATGGCACCTGGTTCCACGACCTGTGGATCGTACTGTTAttggaaccaggtgggtattcaggaacaaacttgatgagtttggaaacaCCACAAGAAACAGGGCAAGGCTagtagttcaaggctacaatcaggaagaagggattgattatgatgaaacttTCGCTCCAGTCGCTCGAATGGAGGCTATCAGAATTCTTATTGCCTTTGCATCATATATGGAATTCatattgttccaaatggatgtcaaaagtgcatttctgaatggcttTCTAAAGGAAGAAGTCTTCGTCAAGCAACTTCCTGAACTTGACAATCATGAGCATCCTGAGCATGTCTTTAAACTTGACAAGGCTTTATATGGATTAAAGTAG